The proteins below are encoded in one region of Caulobacter henricii:
- a CDS encoding N-acetylglucosamine transferase yields the protein MVETDDLAVLQTITTQGLPLGDLINVAGRYAEAGQAVMAEQIYKIWIQFNPDHPQLFIALFNCATLQSALGSSPAAIANLERAIALNPDFMPAYINLGGLQERAGGLEAAIATWNAAATRPLAVTGSNAHYVFSAYKQMARALLEAQQSGRAEAALWRCADLDPTQLDAISQLVAARLAQCKWPVLEPWERVDRRALLKGINPLSVAAYSDDPLLQLGAAAAFTERDGSCLPEAIVAERRNAPIDLTGRRLRVGYVSSDLRDHAVGYLMAELFELHDREKVEVFAYYCGPPATDALNARTRAAVEHYTDIRGMTDDQAARAIADDQIDILVDVNGHTRDARTSVFARRPAPIQVNWLGYPGTMGSSFHHYIIADPWIIPPELEGFYSETVRRIPCYQPNDRKRIVSEIRPSRAEVGLPEEAFVFCCFNGPQKITPFTFGRWMEILKRTPGSVLWLLDSNPETNARLREQARLRGIESERLIFAPKLANPFHMARYPLADLFLDTAPYGAHTTASDALWMGVPVLTLSGRGFASRVCGSLVRSAGLAELVCESAQDYVERAVALAGDRAATRALSERLDANRASCVLFDMDLLVRSVEELFLEMAADYQSGQRPKPAMANLDTYLEIGIGLDRDDREMLTEPAFATLYKAALARRHQARPLGPDSRLWTAEDIAAAERP from the coding sequence ATGGTTGAAACTGACGACCTCGCCGTCCTCCAGACGATCACGACGCAGGGCCTGCCGCTGGGCGACCTGATCAACGTCGCCGGGCGCTATGCCGAGGCCGGTCAGGCGGTCATGGCCGAGCAGATCTACAAGATCTGGATCCAGTTCAATCCGGACCATCCCCAGCTTTTCATTGCGCTGTTCAATTGCGCGACCCTGCAGTCCGCGCTCGGTTCGAGCCCGGCAGCGATCGCCAATCTGGAGCGGGCGATCGCCCTCAATCCCGACTTCATGCCGGCCTATATCAATCTGGGCGGCTTGCAGGAGCGGGCAGGGGGGCTCGAGGCGGCCATAGCGACCTGGAACGCTGCGGCGACCCGCCCCTTGGCCGTCACCGGCTCGAACGCCCATTATGTGTTTTCGGCCTACAAGCAGATGGCTCGTGCCCTGCTTGAGGCCCAGCAGAGCGGACGGGCCGAGGCGGCCCTCTGGCGCTGCGCCGATCTCGACCCGACGCAGCTGGACGCCATCAGCCAGCTGGTCGCTGCGCGCCTGGCCCAGTGCAAGTGGCCTGTGCTCGAACCGTGGGAGCGCGTCGACCGTCGCGCCCTTCTGAAAGGGATCAACCCCCTTTCCGTGGCCGCCTATTCCGACGACCCGCTGCTGCAGCTCGGGGCGGCGGCCGCCTTTACCGAACGCGACGGCAGCTGCCTGCCGGAAGCCATCGTTGCTGAACGCCGTAATGCGCCCATCGACCTGACCGGGCGTCGCCTGCGTGTGGGTTATGTCTCCTCGGACCTGCGTGACCATGCCGTCGGCTATCTGATGGCCGAGCTGTTCGAGCTGCATGACCGGGAAAAGGTCGAGGTCTTTGCCTATTATTGCGGCCCGCCGGCCACGGACGCTCTCAATGCCCGGACCCGTGCCGCCGTCGAGCACTATACCGATATCCGTGGCATGACCGACGACCAGGCGGCCCGCGCCATTGCCGATGATCAGATCGACATTCTGGTCGATGTGAACGGCCACACCCGCGACGCACGAACGTCCGTCTTCGCCCGCCGTCCGGCCCCGATCCAGGTCAACTGGCTGGGCTATCCGGGCACCATGGGCAGCTCGTTCCACCACTACATCATCGCCGATCCCTGGATCATCCCGCCGGAGCTGGAAGGCTTCTATTCGGAAACCGTCCGGCGGATCCCCTGCTACCAGCCCAATGACCGCAAGAGGATCGTGTCGGAGATCAGGCCGAGCCGCGCCGAGGTCGGCCTGCCCGAGGAGGCCTTCGTCTTCTGCTGCTTCAACGGCCCGCAGAAGATCACGCCCTTCACCTTTGGGCGCTGGATGGAGATCCTGAAGCGGACGCCGGGCAGCGTGCTGTGGCTGCTGGACAGTAATCCCGAGACCAATGCCCGGCTGCGCGAGCAGGCGCGCCTGCGCGGCATCGAGAGTGAACGTCTGATTTTCGCGCCCAAGCTGGCCAATCCCTTTCACATGGCCCGTTATCCCCTGGCCGACCTCTTCCTGGACACTGCGCCCTACGGTGCCCACACGACGGCGTCGGACGCCCTGTGGATGGGCGTACCGGTCCTGACGCTGTCGGGCCGGGGCTTTGCTTCGCGGGTCTGCGGCAGTCTGGTGCGCTCGGCGGGTTTGGCGGAACTGGTCTGTGAAAGCGCCCAGGACTATGTCGAACGTGCCGTGGCCCTGGCCGGGGACCGAGCGGCGACGCGGGCGCTCAGCGAGCGACTGGACGCCAATCGCGCCTCCTGCGTGCTGTTCGATATGGACCTCCTGGTCCGCAGCGTCGAGGAGCTGTTCCTCGAGATGGCTGCCGACTACCAGTCCGGCCAGCGTCCAAAGCCGGCCATGGCCAATCTCGACACCTATCTGGAGATTGGTATCGGACTGGATCGGGATGATCGCGAGATGCTCACCGAACCGGCCTTCGCGACCCTGTACAAGGCAGCTCTGGCCCGTCGGCATCAGGCCCGTCCGCTAGGCCCTGACAGCCGGCTCTGGACGGCCGAGGACATCGCCGCAGCCGAGCGCCCATGA
- a CDS encoding FkbM family methyltransferase has translation MSRPHLEALRREGYAPRTLLDVGAHLGEFTQGFLEVFPGCLPTLIEPNPHCREALLRLPFERHAVAASDGAGTGVLFLSKDWLQSTGSSLYRENTAYFDDETAIRHEVEKARIDDLLAGRQFDFVKIDTQGSELDVLVGGETVLAKADFILIEVALVDYNLGGAQAEDIFAKMAQMGFRCADVMEFSRFPQVQDNALLQIDVLFERADRLRRPESRPVGARADEVLALAERLFNEERPADAQVLFEHLLGGTHDYAAWVGLSRCHLAAGRGLEALRALVRAKAITPDIQALWPLIQQQTAYGSQVFNRHISLGEIALAEPYASVMADLMPGGVQMVSAAMGCHQALGQMDQALAFARRLNVLDPSHAGALTLLADEARARGDQAAEIRHRAVLAVSPDKDIHPLVRLRDFHEAMSLLLCRPLADADIALLSSLAAEVPNVAVGDLLSDPEWADWVHHYRALLGALDIASIVEPTPPPAADPPAQYLTATGQALDTAGLQALADRLAVNVVFFAAADEKYVEQYGRWYALSVLRHSDVSSLVVIHVIGGGERLAQAVKAVGVTDERLIFVGDDFEASAVLTRCYDAPPKGLIALPVAHFQSVRFQRLGGLLQTLGRPIFVSDIDLLLQRGVSDLLQTWVQADVVFNENGKNLAAGSRITANLLLVNPTANAIRLFAYLRAYLDDRLGREVVTRWIDQVALLLGRHHLMRHVPDAVLGCFDTTSDINNIMFESYQEHPFRFLSLYHGFDTSSLENDPRVLGPEAS, from the coding sequence ATGAGCCGCCCGCACCTCGAAGCCTTGAGGCGCGAGGGCTATGCGCCCCGGACGCTCCTGGATGTCGGCGCGCATCTTGGCGAGTTTACCCAGGGCTTTCTTGAGGTGTTTCCCGGCTGCCTGCCGACCCTGATCGAGCCCAATCCCCATTGCCGTGAGGCGCTGTTGCGGCTGCCGTTCGAGCGCCATGCGGTGGCGGCCTCGGACGGGGCAGGGACGGGGGTGCTCTTTCTCAGCAAGGACTGGCTGCAATCCACCGGCAGTTCGCTCTATCGCGAGAACACTGCCTATTTCGACGACGAGACCGCGATCCGCCATGAGGTCGAGAAGGCAAGGATCGACGACCTTCTCGCCGGTCGGCAGTTCGATTTCGTCAAGATCGATACCCAGGGCTCGGAGCTGGATGTCCTGGTCGGCGGTGAGACTGTGCTGGCCAAGGCCGACTTCATCCTGATCGAGGTGGCGCTGGTCGACTACAATCTCGGTGGTGCCCAGGCCGAGGATATCTTCGCCAAGATGGCGCAGATGGGTTTCCGGTGCGCCGACGTCATGGAGTTCAGTCGCTTTCCGCAGGTGCAGGACAATGCCCTGCTGCAGATCGACGTCCTGTTCGAGCGCGCCGACCGGCTCCGTCGCCCGGAATCGCGGCCGGTCGGTGCCCGGGCAGACGAGGTCCTGGCCTTGGCTGAGCGCCTCTTCAACGAAGAGCGACCGGCCGACGCCCAGGTCCTGTTCGAGCACCTGCTGGGCGGGACCCATGACTATGCCGCCTGGGTCGGCCTGTCGCGCTGCCACCTGGCCGCCGGCCGGGGCTTGGAGGCCTTGCGGGCCCTGGTCAGGGCCAAGGCGATCACGCCTGATATCCAGGCCCTCTGGCCCCTGATCCAGCAGCAGACGGCTTACGGCTCCCAAGTGTTCAACCGGCATATCTCCCTGGGCGAGATCGCCCTGGCCGAGCCCTATGCCTCGGTGATGGCCGACCTGATGCCGGGCGGCGTCCAGATGGTCAGCGCGGCCATGGGCTGCCATCAGGCCCTTGGGCAGATGGATCAGGCCCTGGCCTTTGCCCGCCGCCTGAATGTCCTGGATCCCTCCCATGCGGGGGCCCTGACCCTGCTGGCCGACGAAGCCCGGGCCCGGGGAGACCAGGCGGCCGAAATCCGACACCGCGCTGTCCTTGCGGTCTCACCGGACAAGGACATTCATCCACTGGTGCGGCTGCGCGACTTCCATGAGGCTATGAGCCTGTTGCTGTGCCGGCCACTTGCGGATGCGGACATCGCCCTGTTGTCCAGTCTGGCCGCTGAAGTCCCCAATGTGGCGGTCGGCGATCTGTTGTCAGATCCGGAATGGGCCGACTGGGTGCACCACTATCGGGCCTTGCTGGGCGCGCTCGACATCGCCTCGATCGTAGAGCCGACCCCGCCACCGGCGGCCGATCCCCCCGCCCAGTACCTGACCGCCACAGGACAGGCGCTCGATACAGCGGGCCTGCAGGCCCTGGCCGACCGACTGGCTGTGAACGTGGTGTTCTTCGCCGCCGCCGACGAGAAGTATGTCGAGCAATACGGCCGCTGGTACGCCCTGTCAGTGTTGCGGCACAGCGATGTCTCCAGCCTGGTGGTGATCCATGTGATCGGCGGCGGCGAGCGGCTGGCCCAGGCCGTCAAGGCGGTCGGTGTAACGGACGAGCGGTTGATCTTTGTCGGCGACGACTTTGAGGCGTCTGCTGTCCTTACCCGCTGCTACGACGCGCCGCCCAAGGGGCTGATCGCCCTGCCGGTCGCCCATTTCCAGTCCGTGCGGTTTCAGCGCCTCGGTGGCCTGCTGCAAACCCTGGGACGGCCGATCTTCGTCTCCGATATCGATCTCCTGCTTCAGCGCGGGGTCAGCGACCTGTTGCAGACCTGGGTCCAGGCGGATGTCGTTTTCAACGAGAACGGCAAGAATCTCGCGGCGGGCTCACGGATCACGGCCAACCTGCTGCTGGTCAATCCGACCGCCAATGCCATCCGGCTGTTTGCCTATTTGCGGGCCTATCTCGACGACCGACTGGGTCGTGAGGTCGTCACCCGCTGGATTGACCAGGTCGCCCTGCTGCTGGGCCGCCATCACCTGATGCGCCATGTGCCGGATGCGGTGCTCGGCTGTTTCGACACGACCAGCGACATCAACAACATCATGTTCGAGAGCTATCAGGAGCACCCGTTCCGCTTCTTGTCGCTCTATCACGGGTTCGATACCTCGAGCCTGGAGAACGATCCGCGCGTGCTGGGCCCGGAAGCGTCCTGA
- a CDS encoding FAS1-like dehydratase domain-containing protein: MAQISDWIGRERRRVEALAPGDLARLGAVLDRPEVPLQVPPAWHWACAVETPRQSQIGPDGHPLRGGFMPPVAAPRRMFAAADLRFEAPLLAGAETEWVERIAAIKEKTGQSGVLTFVEVERRISQGGILRVAETQTIVYRPAPVPGEALPAPTAAPDAADWRKTVTADATMLMRFSAATFNAHRIHYDRPYAVEVEAYPGLVVQGPLIALCLLEAVPPGRAVTRFSFRALRPLFDGVPFEVCGRYIDDGAQLWAQSAEGWLAMTAQVEFAP; this comes from the coding sequence ATGGCGCAGATATCGGACTGGATCGGCCGCGAACGGCGCAGGGTCGAGGCGCTGGCACCCGGCGACCTGGCGCGCCTCGGGGCCGTGCTCGACCGTCCTGAGGTCCCGCTGCAGGTCCCGCCGGCCTGGCACTGGGCCTGCGCCGTCGAGACGCCCCGGCAGTCACAGATCGGTCCGGACGGCCACCCCCTGCGCGGCGGGTTCATGCCACCCGTCGCCGCGCCGCGCCGGATGTTCGCGGCGGCCGACCTGCGGTTCGAGGCCCCTCTCCTGGCCGGTGCCGAGACCGAGTGGGTCGAACGAATCGCCGCGATCAAGGAGAAGACCGGACAAAGCGGCGTGCTGACCTTCGTCGAGGTCGAACGGCGTATCTCGCAAGGTGGCATTCTTCGTGTCGCCGAAACCCAGACCATCGTCTATCGCCCGGCACCGGTCCCGGGTGAGGCTCTGCCCGCCCCTACCGCCGCACCCGATGCAGCCGACTGGCGCAAGACCGTTACGGCTGACGCGACGATGTTAATGCGGTTCTCGGCCGCCACCTTCAATGCCCACCGCATCCACTATGACCGGCCCTATGCCGTGGAAGTCGAAGCCTATCCTGGTCTGGTGGTGCAGGGCCCGCTGATCGCGCTCTGCCTGCTGGAGGCAGTCCCGCCGGGCCGCGCGGTCACGAGGTTTTCGTTCAGGGCCCTGCGGCCGCTGTTCGACGGCGTGCCGTTCGAGGTCTGCGGCAGGTACATCGATGACGGGGCGCAGCTGTGGGCACAGTCGGCCGAGGGCTGGCTGGCCATGACCGCGCAGGTGGAATTCGCGCCCTAG